The following are encoded in a window of Vicugna pacos chromosome 28, VicPac4, whole genome shotgun sequence genomic DNA:
- the ANKRD23 gene encoding ankyrin repeat domain-containing protein 23 isoform X1, which translates to MDFVSIQQLVSDERVERKGLGCGHGVLDPGGGPRNWRLGPQEVEAQERQKLEEEKRKRLERFNSSRTNLENLADLENLVQRRREKRLKRKVPPRAPEPEVKPQPQAQLEPVDLEVFLKAAAENQEALIDKYLTDGGDPNAHDKLHRTALHWACLKGHSQLVNKLLEAGATVDARDLLDRTPVFWACRRGHLDILKHLLNRGARVNARDKIWSTPLHVAVRMGHCDCLEHLIACGAQVDAQDKEGDTALHEAVRHGHYKAMKVLLLYGAKLCVQNGALLTPVQLARDWQRGIQEALQAHVGHLRTRC; encoded by the exons GTAAGTGATGAGAGAGTTGAAAGGAAAGGATTGGGATGTGGACACGGAGTTCTGGATCCTGGAGGCGGGCCTCGAAACTGGAGGCTGGGGCCCCAGGAGGTCGAGGCCCAGGAGAGGCAGAAactggaggaggagaagaggaagaga CTTGAAAGATTTAACAGTTCCAGAACTAACTTGGAGAACCTGGCTGACTTGGAGAACTTGGTTCAAAGACGGAGAGAGAAGCGACTGAAACGCAAAGTCCCCCCTAGGGCACCTGAGCCTGAGGTCAAG CCGCAGCCCCAGGCCCAGTTGGAGCCCGTGGACCTGGAGGTGTTTCTAAAGGCAGCTGCTGAGAACCAGGAGGCCCTGATTGACAAGTACCTGACAGACGGAGGGGACCCCAATGCTCACGACAAG CTCCACCGCACGGCCTTGCACTGGGCCTGTCTGAAGGGTCACAGCCAGCTAGTCAACAAGCTGTTGGAGGCGGGTGCCACCGTGGACGCTCGGGACTTG CTGGACAGGACCCCCGTGTTCTGGGCCTGCCGCAGAGGGCACCTGGACATCCTCAAACACCTGCTTAACCGGGGCGCCCGGGTCAACGCCCGGGACAAG ATCTGGAGCACCCCCCTGCACGTGGCCGTGCGCATGGGGCACTGTGACTGCCTGGAGCATCTCATCGCCTGCGGAGCCCAGGTGGACGCGCAAGACAAG GAAGGGGACACAGCTCTGCACGAAGCCGTGCGGCACGGCCACTACAAGGCCATGAAGGTGCTGCTGCTCTACGGAGCCAAGCTGTGCGTGCAGAACGGG GCTTTGCTGACTCCAGTGCAGCTGGCACGGGACTGGCAGCGGGGCATCCAGGAAGCACTCCAGGCCCATGTCGGGCACCTCCGTACCCGCTGCTGA
- the ANKRD23 gene encoding ankyrin repeat domain-containing protein 23 isoform X2: MVSDERVERKGLGCGHGVLDPGGGPRNWRLGPQEVEAQERQKLEEEKRKRLERFNSSRTNLENLADLENLVQRRREKRLKRKVPPRAPEPEVKPQPQAQLEPVDLEVFLKAAAENQEALIDKYLTDGGDPNAHDKLHRTALHWACLKGHSQLVNKLLEAGATVDARDLLDRTPVFWACRRGHLDILKHLLNRGARVNARDKIWSTPLHVAVRMGHCDCLEHLIACGAQVDAQDKEGDTALHEAVRHGHYKAMKVLLLYGAKLCVQNGALLTPVQLARDWQRGIQEALQAHVGHLRTRC; the protein is encoded by the exons GTAAGTGATGAGAGAGTTGAAAGGAAAGGATTGGGATGTGGACACGGAGTTCTGGATCCTGGAGGCGGGCCTCGAAACTGGAGGCTGGGGCCCCAGGAGGTCGAGGCCCAGGAGAGGCAGAAactggaggaggagaagaggaagaga CTTGAAAGATTTAACAGTTCCAGAACTAACTTGGAGAACCTGGCTGACTTGGAGAACTTGGTTCAAAGACGGAGAGAGAAGCGACTGAAACGCAAAGTCCCCCCTAGGGCACCTGAGCCTGAGGTCAAG CCGCAGCCCCAGGCCCAGTTGGAGCCCGTGGACCTGGAGGTGTTTCTAAAGGCAGCTGCTGAGAACCAGGAGGCCCTGATTGACAAGTACCTGACAGACGGAGGGGACCCCAATGCTCACGACAAG CTCCACCGCACGGCCTTGCACTGGGCCTGTCTGAAGGGTCACAGCCAGCTAGTCAACAAGCTGTTGGAGGCGGGTGCCACCGTGGACGCTCGGGACTTG CTGGACAGGACCCCCGTGTTCTGGGCCTGCCGCAGAGGGCACCTGGACATCCTCAAACACCTGCTTAACCGGGGCGCCCGGGTCAACGCCCGGGACAAG ATCTGGAGCACCCCCCTGCACGTGGCCGTGCGCATGGGGCACTGTGACTGCCTGGAGCATCTCATCGCCTGCGGAGCCCAGGTGGACGCGCAAGACAAG GAAGGGGACACAGCTCTGCACGAAGCCGTGCGGCACGGCCACTACAAGGCCATGAAGGTGCTGCTGCTCTACGGAGCCAAGCTGTGCGTGCAGAACGGG GCTTTGCTGACTCCAGTGCAGCTGGCACGGGACTGGCAGCGGGGCATCCAGGAAGCACTCCAGGCCCATGTCGGGCACCTCCGTACCCGCTGCTGA
- the CNNM3 gene encoding metal transporter CNNM3, giving the protein MAAAAVGRLGWLLSALCLGTAAGEVAPDPRVLGVCLEEDGVADAGWVREGEVRAAPEATFRLRLFGLGFANSSWSWVAPEGAGCPEGGPAAAPDEAAAPTGEWRALLRLRAEAGRPQSAPLAVRGEPSGGAAGEVSAPTGEWRTLLRLRAEAVRPHSALLAVRVEPGGAAAEEAAPPWALGLGAAGLLALAALARGLQLSALALAPAEVQVLRESGSEAERVAARRLEPARRWAGCALGALLLLASLAQAALAVLLYRAAGQRAVPAVLGSAGLVFLVGEVVPAAVSGRWTLALAPRALVLSRLAVLLTLPVALPVGQLLELAARPGRLRERVLELARGGGDPYSDLSKGVLPSRTVEDVLTPLEDCFMLDASTVLDFGVLASIMQSGHTRIPVYEEERSNIVDMLYLKDLAFVDPEDCTPLSTITRFYNHPLHFVFNDTKLDAVLEEFKRGKSHLAIVQKVNNEGEGDPFYEVLGLVTLEDVIEEIIKSEILDESEDYRDTMVKKKPASLSAPLRAKEEFSLFKVSDNEYKVKISPQLLLATQRFLSREVDVFSPLRISEKVLLHLLKHPSVNQEVRFDENNRLAVHHYLYQRSQPVDYFILILQGRVEVEIGKEGLKFENGAFTYYGVSALTAPSSVHQSPVSSLQSIRYDPPPEPADGTRLSAYCPDYTVRALSDLQFIKVTRLQYLNALLATRAQTLPPSPENADLQAIPGSQTRLLGDKTATTAGSNHSRPGLPAEDSPGRNPGV; this is encoded by the exons atggcggcggcggcggtgggtcGACTAGGCTGGTTGCTCTCCGCGCTCTGCCTGGGCACTGCCGCCGGGGAGGTAGCGCCGGACCCGCGAGTGCTGGGCGTCTGTCTGGAGGAGGACGGAGTCGCGGACGCTGGGTGGGTGCGCGAAGGGGAGGTGCGGGCCGCGCCAGAGGCCACCTTCCGCTTGCGCCTCTTTGGCTTGGGCTTCGCCAACAGCTCCTGGTCCTGGGTGGCCCCTGAGGGGGCGGGCTGCCCCGAGGGCGGGCCGGCCGCAGCGCCCGACGAGGCAGCGGCCCCCACGGGCGAGTGGCGCGCGCTGCTGCGTCTGCGCGCCGAGGCCGGGCGCCCGCAGTCGGCTCCGCTTGCGGTGCGCGGGGAGCCGAGCGGCGGGGCTGCCGGGGAGGTGTCGGCCCCGACGGGCGAGTGGCGCACGCTGCTGCGCCTGCGCGCCGAGGCTGTGCGCCCGCACTCGGCGCTGCTGGCTGTGCGCGTGGAGCCGGGCGGCGCGGCGGCCGAGGAGGCGGCGCCGCCCTGGGCGCTGGgcctgggggctgcagggctgctgGCGCTGGCGGCGCTGGCACGGGGCCTGCAGCTGAGCGCGCTGGCGCTGGCGCCGGCCGAGGTGCAGGTGCTGCGCGAGAGCGGCTCGGAGGCGGAGCGTGTGGCGGCGCGGCGCCTGGAGCCCGCGCGACGCTGGGCCGGCTGCGCCCTGGGCGCTCTGCTGCTGCTGGCTAGCCTGGCGCAGGCGGCTCTGGCGGTGCTTCTGTACCGCGCGGCGGGGCAGCGCGCGGTGCCCGCCGTGCTGGGCAGCGCGGGGCTCGTGTTCCTGGTGGGCGAGGTGGTGCCGGCCGCCGTGAGCGGGCGTTGGACGTTGGCACTGGCGCCGCGCGCGCTGGTCCTCAGCCGCCTGGCGGTGCTGCTCACCCTGCCCGTGGCGCTGCCGGTGGGTCAATTACTGGAGCTGGCGGCGCGGCCCGGGCGGCTGCGTGAGCGCGTGCTGGAGCTGGCGCGCGGTGGCGGCGACCCCTACAGCGATCTCAGCAAGGGCGTGCTGCCGAGCCGGACCGTGGAGGATGTGCTCACGCCCCTCGAGGACTGTTTCATGCTGGACGCCAGCACCGTGCTGGACTTTGGCGTCCTGGCCAGCATCATGCAGAGCGGGCACACGCGCATCCCCGTGTACGAAGAGGAGCGCTCCAACATCGTGGACATGCTCTACCTCAAGGACTTGGCCTTCGTGGACCCCGAAGACTGCACACCGCTCAGCACCATCACTCGCTTCTACAACCACCCACTCCACTTCGTCTTCAATGACACCAAACTGGACGCCGTCCTGGAGGAATTCAAGCGAG GGAAGTCCCACCTGGCCATCGTGCAGAAGGTGAACAACGAGGGCGAAGGTGACCCCTTCTACGAGGTGCTGGGCCTGGTCACCCTGGAGGACGTCATCGAGGAGATCATCAAGTCTGAGATCCTGGACGAGTCTGAAGACTACC GAGACACCATGGTGAAGAAGAAGCCTGCTTCTCTGAGTGCTCCTCTCAGGGCAAAGGAGGAATTCTCCTTGTTCAAGGTGTCTGACAATGAATATAAAGTGAAAATCTCGCCTCAGCTGCTCTTGGCCACCCAGCGCTTCCTTTCCCGAG AGGTGGATGTATTCAGCCCACTGCGGATCTCCGAGAAGGTTCTGCTGCACCTGCTGAAGCATCCCAGCGTCAATCAGGAAGTGAGGTTTGACGAGAACAACCGCCTGGCTGTGCACCATTACCTATACCAGCGCAGCCAGCCAGTGGATTACTTCATCCTCATCCTGCAG GGCAGGGTGGAGGTAGAGATTGGGAAAGAGGGCCTGAAGTTTGAGAACGGGGCCTTTACCTACTATGGAGTGTCTGCCCTGACGGCGCCGTCCTCCG TCCACCAGTCCCCGGTGTCCTCGCTCCAGTCCATCCGCTACGACCCGCCGCCTGAGCCCGCCGATGGCACCCGCTTGTCTGCGTATTGTCCTGACTACACCGTGAGGGCCCTCTCTGACCTGCAGTTCATCAAG GTCACGCGGCTGCAGTACCTCAACGCACTCCTGGCTACCCGAGCCCAGACCCTGCCGCCGTCCCCTGAGAACGCGGACCTTCAGGCCATCCCAGGCAGCCAGACCAGGCTCCTCGGTGACAAGACAGCCACCACGGCAG GGTCCAACCACAGCAGACCCGGCCTCCCAGCGGAGGACAGCCCAGGGCGGAACCCAGGAGTTTAA